A single window of Leishmania infantum JPCM5 genome chromosome 35 DNA harbors:
- a CDS encoding 60S ribosomal protein L37, with protein MGQRHGRTHILCRRCGRNSYHVQWERCAACAYPRASRRRYNWSVKAIKRRRTGTGRCRYLKVVNRRIANHFKTPKA; from the coding sequence ATGGGTCAGCGCCAcgggcgcacgcacatcctgtgccgccgctgtggccGCAACTCCTACCACGTCCAGTGGgagcggtgcgccgcctgcgcctaCCCGCGTgccagccgccgtcgctacAACTGGTCCGTGAAGGCCAtcaagcgccgccgcaccggcaccggccgctgccgctacctGAAGGTGGTGAACCGCCGCATTGCCAACCACTTCAAGACCCCCAAGGCGTAA